A portion of the Stella humosa genome contains these proteins:
- the ntrC gene encoding nitrogen regulation protein NR(I) has product MPGATILIADDDRAIRTVLTQALARLGHDVRTTGNAATLWRWVEDGDGDLVITDVVMPDENGLDLVPRIKKLRPDLRIIVMSAQNTLLTAVKATERGAFEYLPKPFDLRELVSTVERALTQPKPAVASEEAADAEEQLPLIGRSPAMQEIYRVLARLMGTDLTVMIFGESGTGKELVARALHDFGKRRSGPFVAINMAAIPRELIESELFGHEKGAFTGATTRSAGRFEQAQGGTLFLDEIGDMPIEAQTRLLRVLQEGEYTAVGGRTSIRTDVRIVAATHRDLRQMIRQGLFREDLFYRLNVVPIRLPPLRERTEDVPSLIRHFLAQVARQGLPLKTIDPQAMDRLKSYRWPGNVRELENMVRRLAALYAQEIIGIDVVEQELAEVAAAGTTVVEAPAGEGLGAAAERHLKEYFTAHGEALPAAGLYDRVLREIERPLISLTLTATRGNQIRAAQLLGLNRNTLRKKIRELDIQVVRGVR; this is encoded by the coding sequence ATGCCGGGCGCCACCATCCTCATCGCGGACGACGACCGCGCCATCCGCACCGTGCTGACCCAGGCCCTGGCGCGCCTGGGCCATGACGTGCGGACCACCGGCAATGCCGCCACCTTGTGGCGGTGGGTGGAGGATGGGGACGGCGATCTCGTCATCACCGACGTGGTGATGCCGGACGAGAACGGCCTGGACCTGGTGCCGCGCATCAAGAAGCTGCGGCCGGACCTGCGCATCATCGTGATGAGCGCGCAGAACACCCTGCTGACCGCCGTGAAGGCGACCGAGCGCGGCGCCTTCGAATACCTGCCCAAGCCCTTCGACCTGCGCGAGCTGGTCTCGACGGTCGAGCGCGCCCTGACCCAGCCCAAGCCGGCGGTCGCGTCCGAAGAGGCCGCCGACGCCGAGGAGCAGCTTCCCCTCATCGGCCGGTCACCGGCGATGCAGGAGATCTACCGCGTCCTGGCTCGCCTGATGGGCACCGACCTGACGGTGATGATCTTCGGCGAGTCCGGCACCGGCAAGGAGCTGGTCGCGCGCGCCCTGCATGATTTCGGCAAGCGCCGGTCCGGCCCGTTCGTCGCCATCAACATGGCGGCCATCCCGCGCGAGCTGATCGAGAGCGAGCTGTTCGGCCACGAGAAGGGGGCCTTCACCGGCGCCACCACGCGTTCCGCCGGGCGCTTCGAACAGGCCCAGGGCGGCACGCTGTTCCTGGACGAGATCGGCGACATGCCGATCGAGGCCCAGACGCGCCTGCTGCGCGTGCTGCAGGAGGGCGAGTACACGGCCGTCGGCGGCCGCACCTCGATCCGCACCGACGTGCGTATCGTCGCCGCCACCCATCGCGACCTGCGCCAGATGATCCGCCAGGGCCTCTTCCGCGAGGACCTGTTCTACCGCCTGAACGTCGTGCCCATCCGCCTGCCGCCGCTGCGCGAGCGGACCGAGGACGTGCCGTCGCTGATCCGCCATTTCCTGGCCCAGGTCGCCCGCCAGGGCCTGCCCTTGAAGACGATCGACCCGCAGGCGATGGACCGGCTGAAATCCTATCGCTGGCCGGGCAACGTCCGCGAGCTGGAGAACATGGTCCGCCGACTGGCGGCACTCTACGCCCAGGAGATCATCGGCATCGACGTCGTCGAGCAGGAGCTGGCCGAGGTCGCGGCCGCCGGCACGACGGTGGTCGAGGCCCCGGCGGGCGAGGGGCTGGGGGCGGCGGCCGAGCGCCACCTGAAGGAATATTTCACCGCCCATGGCGAGGCGCTGCCGGCCGCCGGCCTCTATGACCGTGTCCTGCGCGAGATCGAGCGGCCGCTGATTTCGCTCACCTTGACGGCGACGCGTGGCAACCAGATCCGGGCCGCCCAGCTCCTTGGGTTGAACCGCAATACGCTGCGCAAGAAGATCCGCGAGTTGGACATCCAGGTGGTGCGCGGCGTACGATAG